One region of Thermodesulfobacteriota bacterium genomic DNA includes:
- a CDS encoding YkgJ family cysteine cluster protein → MVQPEDGKVFPQGMEPLGKGTFQFACHPGLACFMACCRRQELILYPYDVLRLKKALGLSSGELLERHTVAGRGANPYFPTLFLRMADNAEHTCPFLGEGGCTVYEDRPTACRTYPLERAVDRSPGRGQPRDHYFLKRHPYCLGHGEDRSWTVRDWLRDQRLLDFNTMNDLWTEMDTLFAGNPWQGEGAYGPRQKVAFMVCYNLDLFRIYLADHQILESMRLSRRERQELAGDEALLRFGFRWLRGVLAA, encoded by the coding sequence ATGGTCCAACCGGAAGACGGCAAGGTGTTTCCCCAGGGCATGGAGCCCCTGGGCAAGGGCACCTTCCAGTTCGCCTGCCACCCTGGTCTTGCCTGCTTCATGGCCTGCTGCCGCCGGCAGGAGCTCATCCTCTACCCCTACGATGTCCTCCGCCTCAAGAAGGCCCTGGGGCTCTCCTCAGGGGAGCTGCTCGAGCGCCACACCGTGGCCGGCCGGGGCGCCAATCCGTATTTCCCCACCCTGTTCCTGCGCATGGCGGACAACGCCGAGCACACCTGTCCCTTTCTGGGGGAGGGGGGCTGCACGGTCTACGAGGATCGGCCCACCGCCTGCCGCACCTATCCCCTGGAGCGGGCGGTGGACCGCAGCCCCGGCCGGGGCCAGCCCCGGGACCACTACTTCCTGAAGCGGCATCCATACTGCCTGGGCCATGGCGAGGATCGGTCCTGGACCGTCCGGGATTGGCTCCGGGATCAGCGCCTTCTGGACTTCAACACCATGAACGACCTGTGGACCGAGATGGACACCCTGTTTGCCGGCAACCCCTGGCAGGGGGAAGGCGCCTACGGCCCCAGACAGAAGGTGGCCTTCATGGTCTGCTACAACCTGGATCTCTTCCGGATCTACCTGGCGGACCACCAGATCCTCGAATCGATGCGCCTGTCCAGGCGGGAGCGCCAGGAGCTGGCCGGCGACGAGGCCCTGTTGCGCTTCGGCTTCCGCTGGCTGCGCGGCGTGCTGGCGGCTTGA
- a CDS encoding type II toxin-antitoxin system RelE/ParE family toxin, producing the protein MKPLRFLGSSLDDLRNFPDEARRAAGFELRAVQNGLDPSDWRPMQAIGPGAREIRIHVLGEWRVIYVAKLHGAVYVLHSFKKRTRRTSRQDIELASKRYKQIGG; encoded by the coding sequence ATGAAGCCGTTAAGATTCTTGGGGTCCAGCTTGGACGATCTTCGCAACTTCCCGGATGAAGCCCGCCGGGCCGCTGGCTTCGAGCTCCGGGCAGTTCAAAATGGGCTTGATCCAAGTGATTGGAGACCAATGCAGGCCATCGGTCCGGGTGCAAGAGAGATTCGCATTCATGTGTTGGGCGAGTGGCGCGTGATCTATGTCGCGAAACTGCACGGCGCAGTCTACGTCCTTCATTCCTTTAAGAAGAGGACGAGAAGAACCAGCCGTCAAGATATCGAATTGGCCAGCAAGAGATACAAACAGATTGGAGGGTAG
- a CDS encoding helix-turn-helix transcriptional regulator, with protein MNEEILDSSGNVFADLGFSPDEAAILQMRADLMSDLRKFIKAKELTQAQAAAILGVSQSRVSDLAGGKWERFSLEMLITLATRAGMRVSLKTAA; from the coding sequence ATGAATGAGGAGATTCTTGACTCTTCCGGGAACGTATTTGCCGATCTTGGGTTTTCTCCAGACGAAGCCGCTATTCTTCAAATGCGGGCAGACCTTATGTCAGATCTCAGAAAGTTCATCAAGGCCAAGGAGCTGACGCAGGCCCAAGCGGCCGCGATACTTGGCGTGAGTCAGTCCAGGGTTTCCGACCTTGCAGGAGGTAAATGGGAGAGATTCAGTCTGGAAATGCTCATCACTCTTGCAACAAGAGCCGGCATGCGGGTCAGTCTCAAGACAGCGGCATAG